The uncultured Cohaesibacter sp. genome segment TGGAAATTTTGCATTTGAGTCTGTAGAACATGGGCGACAGTCACTATTCTGCCTAATTCGTTGTGAATGAAAGGCTGACACGGGATTCGGGACTGTTGTGGGGTTGTCCTGCGATCAAGAGCGCAATCGAAATGAATTTGCGCATATTGAAGTGCTGACGGCTTCCTGACAGAGTAAGACGACTGAAACCAGAACCGGGAAATGCCTTCCTGCAAACACTGAATTATAAATATCGGGATTCTCTTTCATGGTCATGATTGACAAGGCTTCGAAATGGATCAAGCCAGTAACAACCGCAGCTTTTCTGGCGATGGTTGCCATTGCCACGCCGGGCAGCAATGCTCAGGCCCAGGAAATCGACGCCGAAGCTCTTGCACAGCATAATTGGCTGAAATTCTGTAACCAAGATCCAAAGAGCAAAAAGCAGCTCTGTGCCATTACGCAGGAAATGAAGGCTGAAACAGGACAGTTTCTGGCGTCCGTCTCCGTTCGCGAACTCGAAGGCGCCAAGCGCAAGGCCTTGGTGGTCGCTTTGACCCCGGGCATGTTGCTGCGGCACGGCCTGACTGTTCAGATCGACAAAGGCAAGCAGCTCAAAAGCACCTTCTCCATCTGCTTCCCCAATGCCTGCTTCTCTGACATGGCTGTCGATGATGCTTTCATCGAATCCATGAAAAAGGGTGCGCAGATCATTGTGACGGCTCTCAACCAGCAGGCGCAGCCCGTTCGGTTCGAGCTGACCTTGACTGGCTTTACCAAAAGCTATGATGGGGATCCGATCGATATTCGCAAGACCGCTCAGGAACAGGAAAAACTTCAGGAGCTGCTGCGCAAGCGTGCGGAAGAACAGCGCCAGAAACTGCTTGAGCAGAAGAAAAAGGCCGAAGGCAACTAATAAGCTTTGTGGACGCGCTGGTCGGGCTTCCGGCCAGCTGTCGTTCCAGCTTTTGTCAAACTCCAAAAAAAGCCGCGCTTCGTTATGGAAGCGCGGCTTTTTTATTGAGTTCATTATCGGATTGTCAGGGGGTGCCGAACCGGATCAATTCACCAGATCATCTTCTGGCTGATAGATGCCTTCCTTCATGCCCTTGAAAAGTTGGCGCACCTGCGGATGGCGCACGGGTTCGCCACTATCGTCTTCGAGCAGATTTTGCTCGGAAACATAGGCGACATACTCGGTGTCTTCATTTTCGGCAAACAGATGATAAAAAGGCTGGTCCTTGCGTGGTCTGACATCTTCGGGGATTGCGTCATACCATTCATCGGAATTGGCAAATTCCGGGTCGACGTCAAAGATCACGCCACGGAAGGAATAGACACGGTGGCGCACAACCTGACCAATCTGAAATTTGGCGATTTTCATTTCTGGCATATCTTCAGGCTCCGCTACCCTTCTTGAAAGGCATTGTCTGTCTATGATGGAGAACAGGCGATGCTTTGTTGCTTGCAGCATGGTTTTCGCTTCAGGCCGTAATGTGCTTGTTTGGAAACCATGGCAGCAGCCATGTGTCTTGGGCTGCTTTCAGTCTACCACAACCACCCTGTGCGTTTCCAATCCTTGCATGCAGTCAGTCAGGCCGGAAATCAGGGGTCTGGCAGGAGCGCAGAACAGACTAGATCAGAGCAATGAAGTCAAGTCACAATTCTCCCATCGTTGGATGGGCTTGGGTGCAGCCCATCCAGCAAGGTGGCAAGGCCTGATGCCTCTGTGCCACAGACCGCGAAACAGGATCGGCCTGTGGCCTCAAAAGGCGGTCACGGTTTGTTGCTTAGTCGAGGCCATAGGCTGATGCCATTTCGGGGTCTTTTGCCGCGACCTGACGGGCGAGATCGACAATCACCTTGGCCTGTTTCCAAGTGGCATCATCCTGCATTTTGCCATCAATCATCACTGCGCCGGTGCCGTCCGGCATGGCTTGAAGAATGCGCAGAGCCATTTTGACCTCGTCGACTTCGGGGCTAAAAACCCGTTTGGCGATGTCGATCTGGGTGGGATGCAACGACCAGGTGCCCATGCAGCCAAGCAGGAAACTGTTCTGGAACTGGGCTTCGCAGGCCTCAGGATCAGAGAAATCACCAAAGGGGCCGTAAAAGGCTTTCAAACCATGGGCCATGCAGGCATCAACCATTTTGGCCATGGTATAATGCCAGAGATCCTGCTGATAAATGGCCCGTGTTTGCCCCTCGGCGGGGTCGGCCAGAACACGATAGCCGGGATGACCGCCACCGACGCGTGTGGTTTTCATCCCGCGCGAGGCGGCCAGATCGGCAGGTCCCAGCGAAATACCATGCATGCGCGGGGAGGCTGCGCAAATGGCCTCGACATTGTTGACACCTTCTGCGGTTTCAAGAATGGCGTGGATCATGATTGGTTTATCGATGTGATGCCGGGCTTCCAATTGCGCCAGCAATTGATCGAGATAATGGATGTCCCATGGTCCTTCAACCTTGGGCAACATGATTACATCTAGCTTGTTGCCGACCGCAGAGACGATTTCGGTGATGTCATCAAGCAGCCATGGGGAATTGAGGCAATTGACGCGGGTCCAGAGGCCGGTCTCGCCAAAGTCATTGTCCTTGGCCATCTGGATGAAGCCAGCGCGGGCGGCTTCTTTCATGTCAGCGGGAATGGCATCTTCCAGATTGCCGAGCACCACATCAACCTTGGCGATCAGGTCTGGCACCTTGGCCCGCATTTTCTCCACATGCGGAGGGACAAAATGGATCATGCGTTCGACGCGTACGGGCTTTTCGCGAAACGGAGCCGGCGCGCCAATGGCCAATGGCTTGTAAAAGGCTGATGGTGTTTTCATGCTGTTATCCTCCCTGTGGCGCGCACCAAGCGGGTCCTGGATGATTGGGCTCTCTTGATTGTCATTGCTTTGTGCAGCGCATTTATTGTCCCTATTTGCAGCGTAAAATTTGCTGCATTGCAATAAGACTGATGGACAACAGAGCTTTGGGATGGAGTGGAAAGGCTAAGGCGCTCGCCATTGATTTTGGTTTGCAAGTTTGAAAAGCTACGGATACACACCTAGTCACGAGCCACTTGGTTCGCCCTTGGCTTGCTCGCCCGCTTCAGCCCCCGTTGCGATTTTCACTCCAGTATTCAAGTTCAAGACGAGACATCCATGAGCGACCTGTTCACATTGGCCTTGCCCTTTTTCGGGCTTATCTTTCTGGGCTTTCTGTCTGGCAAGATTACCAGTTTGCCGGAGGGTGGATTGGCGTGGCTGAACTTTTTCGTCGTCTATATTGCCTTGCCTGCTCTGTTCTTTCGGCTGATTTCGCAGACACCACTTGAGGAGTTGACCAACTGGAGCTTCGTGGTGGCCACTACGGTGACCACCTGCATTGTCTTCATGCTGGCCTTTGCGTTTGGCTTGTGGAAGACCAAGGGCAATATGGCGGAAGCCACCATTCAGGGATTGGCGGGGTCTTATTCCAACATCGGTTATATGGGGCCGGGTCTGACGCTTGCTGCGCTTGGTCCTGAGGCGACTGTGCCAACGGCGCTGATCTTCTGTTTTGATTCGCTATTGCTCTTCACCCTGATCCCGATTTTCATGGCCTTGAGTGGGACAGATGAGAAAAGCGGGCCCGATTTGGCATTCTATGTGTTGAAGAAGGTCTTCCTGCATCCCTTTATCATTGCCACCATATTGGGCGTGTTGGCAGCAGCCATCCATTTTGAGCCACCGGGCTGGATTGCAGAAATGTTGAGGATCCTGTCCGGAGCGGCGGCTCCTTGTGCACTCTTTGCGATGGGGGTGGCGGTCGCCTTGCGAAAGGTTCGGCGCATTCCAGGGGAATTGTCGGTGCTGTTGCCAATCAAGCTGGTGTTGCATCCGATGTTGCTGTTTGTGCTGCTTGGCTTTTTGGGGACCGTGCCGGAGGTGTGGATCAAGACGGCGATCCTGATGGCCTGTTTGCCGCCAGCGGCTAATGTCTTCATCGTTGCCCATCAATATGATGTCTATGTCGAGCGGGCTTCAAGCACAGTGATGATCGGCACTCTGGTTTCGGTGGTGACCGTGACGTTCTTCCTCTACCTTATCACACAGAATATATTGCCCTTCTGAGCGAAAGGCTCAGCTGTCACTCACGCCACCGACCGAGCCAATACGGTTTGGGGCATCCAGCCCCGCTTTCATCATGAAGCGGCGGAAGGAAGGCACCATGTTGGCGAGGGCCAAACCGGCGGTCCGGGCACCCTGTCCAAAAGGCAGCGAGGATAATAGTGACATATTGAGCATGTGGACGCCTGCTGTGCGCGACCAGATGTCAGCCCGGCGTGAGCGGTCATAGGCGGTAAGGATCTTCTCGGAGCCTGCGTCCTTGAGGCCATCGGGGCCCATATCGTCGATGACATCGGCCAAAGCCTCAATATCGCGCAGGCTGAGATTGAGGCCTTGGGCGCCTATTGGCGGGAAGACATGGGCGCTTTCGGCAATCAGAGCCGCACGAGGGCCGCAAAAGCCCTTGGCGACCATGCCTGCGAGCGGGAAAACCTGCGGGTCGGTGAGGATTTCGAATGCGCCATAGATGGAATGGGCCCGGCGTTCGAGCTCCAAAGCCAGCGCGTCGTGGCTCATCTCTTTCAGCTCGGTTGCTGTTTGCGGTGTGACCACGCAGACAAGGCTTGATGTATAGCCGTCCTGATAGGGCACCAAGGTAAAGGGACCGGTCTTGGTGTGGAATTCGGTCGAGCAATTGTTGTGCGGGGTCGTTGAGTGGCGCAGATTGAGCACGAAAGCAGCCTGCGGATAGGCCCATTTGCGCATCTCTATATTGGCTGCTTCCTTGACCCGCGACTGGCGACCGTCTGCCGCGATGGCCAGCTTTGCCTGCCAGACAGAGCCATCCTGCATGGTGATGAGGGCATGGTCATCTTCCAACGCGACTGAAGAGGCAAATTGTTGATCTTCGATCAGGTTGTCTCGTGCTCCGTCGAGACCAGCATGCAGAGCTGATACCAGTTTGTTGTTGTCGATATTGTAGCCAAAGGCTTCCAGTCCGATTTCAGAGCTGTCAAATTCGGTCGTTGGCGCGCGAAGCAGGCGGCCGGTGTCATCGATCAGCCGCATGACGCGCAGGGCCTGTCCTTCGGCCTTGACCGCTTGCCAAAGGCCGAGGCGTTCGAGATAGGAGACCGAGCTGCCGAGCAGGGCGGTGGTGCGGCCATCCTTACCGCTATGGGCCGGGCCTATCAGAACCGTGCGAAGACCAAGCTTTGCCATCTGAATGGCTGCGACATGGCCCGCCGGGCCACTGCCAACGACGGCAACATCCACTCGTTTGATCGCCTGATTGTCCTGCATCGCTTACCTCAACCTGTTTGACGTCAAAGGCTTATCGCCTTTGTCATGCTCATAACCTGCCCTTGGTTCAAGTTCCACCCCTCAATAGGCCTTATTCGATGGAACGACAAGGAAGGACTTGTGACAGAATAGCGCATGACAATGCCGGATATATGGGTTACTTCTGATCCGAGCCATGGCCCGGTCCTGACCGCGCGCCTCATATTCCTACGCACGGACTTTGGACCAAGATGAGTTTTCTCGGTGCTTTTTTCGATACCAGCAGCTCGCGCCAATTGCAGGACCAAATGCGCCGCTTTTGCGCAGAGCATCCAGAGCTGGCAGCCGCTGAAACCAAGCCTCGCATCCTGTTGTTTGTGGCCATTGCGGTCGCGTCGCTGTTTGCATGGTTCTATCTGTTTGCCATGGTCGTTGATATGGCGCCGGACATGGACATGCGCTCGCTGGGGCCGGGCATGTCTGCCTTCAATGTCTTTAATGGCTTTGAGAGTCTGGATGCGACCACGCGGGCTTTCATTGCGGCGGTCTGTGCACCCTCTGCAGCGCTTGGCCATTTTGGCATGCCGGGGCAGGGTGCCTGGGGTTTGCAAGACCTCTCCATCGTCTTTGCCATGTGGGTGATGATGGCGATTGCCATGATGCTGCCTACGGCAGCACCGATCCTTAAGAGCTATGCTGCAGTTCAAGAAGCCAAGGGGCGCAAGGCGGGCTTCTTGTCGATCCTGTTGTTGGCGCTTGGCTATCTGACCATCTGGGTCGGCTTTGCCTTGATCGCCACATTGGCCCAGTGGGGCCTGACCGAAATTCAGACGATGTCGCCGGTTATGGCGCCCGCTTCAATGGTTTTTTCGGGCTCAACGCTGTTATTGGCGGGTTTTTATCAGTTCACCGCAGCAAAACAGGCTTGCCTTCTGCGCTGCCAACTGCCATTCCCCTACTTTAACAGACGCAGCGAGACGGGATTCTTTCGCACGCGCGCCGGGTCGTTTGTGATGGGGCTTGAGCAGGGCATGTTCTGCACGGGCTGCACATGGGCGCTAATGGCTGTGATGTTTGCCGTTGGTGTGATGAATATCATCTGGATGGCCATCCTTGGCTTCCTGATGGGGATTGAGAAGGTCGTTCCGAACCCTTGGGTGACAAGGGGAATCGGGATCTTCCTAATTGCATGGGGCCTGTTGGTTCTTTCGATTTCGCCTGCGGGGCGTACGATTTTGGGACTATAGACCTGTTCGGGATCAGCCTTTGATCGCTGATTGATGACCATCTGACCGGCGTCAGGGCATGGCTGACCAATTTGCCTTGATGTCCGAAAGTGGCGGTTCGATATAAGAAGCAAGACAAATGAACAAATTTCTAGCCTTTCTCATCCATATCCTGACCGCATCTGGCGGGATTTTTGCTCTGTTGGCGCTGGTTGCGGCTGCCGATAGACAGTGGATGGATATGTTTTTCTGGCTGTTTGTCGCGCAGCTGGTCGACGGCGTTGATGGTCCATTGGCGCGCCGGTTCAAGGTGATTGAAACCTTGCCCAACTGGAGCGGTGACAGTCTGGATTTCGTCATCGATTATGCGACCTATGTGTTCATTCCGGCCTTTGCTCTGGCGCGGGCGGATCTGTTGCCTGCACCGCTCGATCTGATCGCGGCGAGCGTTATCATTGTTACCGGTGGGCTGTATTTTGCTGATGACCGGATGAAGACCGAATCCAAAGCCTTCCGCGGTTTCCCTGCCGTTTGGAACGGGGCCTTGTTTTATCTGTTCCTCTGGACTCCTGGCCCCATTCTGGGCATGGGCATGGTGGTATTTCTGGCGATCGCCCAGTTTGTACCAGTTGAGTTTATCCATCCTGTGCGGGTCAAGGAGTTTCGTCCCTTCACCCTTGGTGTGGTTGCGGTCTGGGCAGTCTTTGCGCTGCATGTGATTTTGAATAATATGCAGGTCAATCATCTCGACCAGATCGTGTTGACGACGACGGGGTTATATTTCTTCGCCATCGGTGCGTTTTTGCATTATCGCCGAAACAAGATACGGAACTGATCCGCCGTCTTTGCGTTTTGCCTCGATAGGTGGTGGTGTTTGTCACAGATGGCCACTTTTGACTGGCATGCCAAACGAGAAGGCGAGAAATGTTTCCTGATTTGATGGATCCCACCATTCTAGCAAGCCTCTTGACCCTGACTGCGATGGAAATCGTACTCGGTATCGATAATGTGGTTTTCATCTCGGTGCTGGTCAGCAAACTGCCCGCAACCATGGCAAAACGCGCCCGAGCAATCGGGATTTTGCTGGCGCTTCTGTTCCGGATCGGGCTGCTGTTTGCACTCACATGGCTAATAGGGCTGACAAAGCCTGTCTTCACACTGTTTGATCACGGTGTTTCTTGGCGCGATCTGATCATGATTGTGGGCGGTCTGTTTCTCATCTACAAGGCAATGTCGGAAATTCATCTGGAGCTTGAATTTACCGATGAGGACGAAACCAAAATCCGCACAGGGCCTGCCGAATATGTGTTCGGCGCTGCGATTGCGCAGATCATCATTATCGACCTTGTTTTTTCCATCGATTCCATCGTCACCGCGATTGGTATGGCCGAGCATGTGGAAGTGATGATCGCGGCGATGGTCATTGCCATGATTGTGATGTATGCGGCGTCCGGGCCGATTTCCCGTTTCATCGAGAAGCATCAGACGACCAAGATGCTGGCATTGTCTTTCCTGATGCTGATCGGTTTTGCGCTAATTGGCGACGGCATCGGCTTCCATGTGCCCAAGGGGTACATTTATGCCATGATGGGATTCTCGGTGGTGGTCGAGTTTCTCAACATCATCGCCCTTGATGTCAGCCGTCGGCGGAAACTGGCTCGGTTGAAAGAAGCAGAGGCGGATGCAGAGGGAGCATGATGGCCGGATTATCCCGCATAGGTGTGCCTCTTGCCGCGTTGCTACCCTCCAAATGGCCTCTTTCTTGATTGAGTGACGTGAAATAAATGCGCAAAAATTGCTCCTCATTGGTCTGACAAGCGCAAATGCGGTGCACAAATCTTGTTTCACCCTTCCGAATGTGCCAATCTCTCTTGAGAGCAATTTCAAGGACTTCGGTCCGAAAAACTGCGTTTTTATCCTGACCGACCGCGTTTGACGGCAATCTGGTTCTTCATGAGGATTGTCATCAAGCATGGTTGAGCCCAATTGTTGTGGAGCAGACCCCTGGATCGCGCACGTCTTCTTTATTCCCCCGCCATGCGGTACTTTGCGGCCGTCGCCGAACATGGTGCCATCCGGGCCGCCAGCCGTGAACTCAATGTTGCATCTTCTGCGGTCAATCGTCAGATCCTGTGGCTTGAGGAAAGCCTTGGCGTTCCCTTGTTCGAGCGGGTAGGGCGCAGGCTGCAATTGTCCCCTGCGGGCGATATCCTGCTGCGCCATGTGACGCAGGTGTTGCGGGATTTCGAGCAGACCTCAAGCGAGCTGGATGCCCTCAAGGGGTTGAAGCGCGGTATCGTTCGGATTGCCAGCGTTGAAAGCGTGGCGACAGAGTTGCTGTCCGATCTGGCAGCGTCATTTGGCAAGACCTATCCGGACATTCAACTGCGGATCACGGTGACCCATTCGGACAAGATCGCGCGTCTGGTGACCGATTCTGATGCGGATATCGGCTTCACTTTTGATCCGCCTGATGATGATCTGCTGGCCGTGAATTACTCTCATCCTTTTGAAATTGGCGCGGTCGCAACGCGGGATCATCCGTTGGTCAATCGGAGCGCTTGCGCCTTTGCCGATTGTCTGGACTATCCGATCATTCTACCATCGAAGGGCCTGTCCTTGCGCACGGCGCTTGATCGTCTGCTGGGCGAGTCGGATAAGGATGCATCGGTGTTTGCCGAGGTCAGCACTTTGCAAATGATGCGTCGATTGACGGCACGCGGGCTTGGTATCTGTTTCCAGACCCGGATTGGCCTCAAGGACAATCTTGATCATTCGGATCTGCAATTCGTACCGCTGTCTGACGAACAATTGCAGCATAATACCTTGTCGATCGTCACTCATCAGCAGCGGCAACTGAAACTGGCTCCCGCAATGTTTCTCAACCATGCACGACAATTCTTCGTCGAGCAGTTCAACGGCTGACCGATTGTCTGCGGTTCTTCTTCAATTCAAAGCTTTTCGCAAGCGGATCAGGATTGCTGGTTCGCTTGTGTCGTTTTGGACTGGCGAGGTCGCTGGTGGTGCGGGTTAGAGTGGTCCGTACAAGCCCTTATTTTCAAACAACTTTTATCATATTGACTCGATTTTCATGAATTCCCTGAAAATGTTTCAGTCTCTTTTGGTTATCAATCAAATAGACATTGATCACGATATGTGCACACTGCGAATGGTTGCCTCAATAAGTGTCTGATTTTTGCTGATAATGGGCAACATTTTTGCAGGTTACCGTGACTTCCGTATAGATTGTCGGAGGAATGTAACTTAAACATGGACAGGAATTTGGCGGTGATCGGATCGATGCATTTTGTCCGGTTTGCCTTGGGTCGGGACTTGAAGCTGAGCTGCGGATTGCAAGATCAATCTGGTTGTCTTGGCGATCATGAGCCCCATAAAGAATTTCATGAAGACAGGCGAACATGACAGCCGTCCCTTTACTTCAAGCCAAGGGTCTGACCAAGGCATTTGGCACATTGTTGGCAAACGACTCTGTTGACCTTCTGGTGCAGCCCGGCGAAATTCACGCTCTGCTGGGCGAGAATGGCGCAGGCAAATCCACTCTGGTCAAAATGCTCTATGGCTCTTTAGAGCCGACAGCAGGCGAGATTTACTGGAAGGGTGAGGCGGTGCGCCTGTCTGACCCGGCCCATGCGCGCAAGCTGGGTATCGGTATGGTTTTCCAGCATTTTTCCCTGTTTGATAGCCTGACCGTGGTTGAGAATATCGCTCTTGCCTTGCCCAAGGGGCAGAAAATGAGTGTTCTGGCCAAGCGCGTGGAGCAGGTGAGCATTGAATATGGCCTGCCGCTCAAAGCTGACAATCTGGTCGCGGATCTCTCTGTGGGCGAACGCCAGCGGATCGAGATTGTGCGCTGCCTGTTGCAGGATCCCCAACTGATCATCATGGACGAGCCAACCTCTGTCTTGACGCCGCAGGAAGCCGAATTGTTGTTTGAAACCCTTTACCGGTTGGCCAAGGAAGGACGCTCGATCCTTTATATCAGCCATCGGCTGGAGGAAGTAAAGCGGATGTGCGATACCGCTACCATCTTGCGCCATGGCAAATTGGTGGCCCATTGCACGCCATCGGAAGAAACCGCCTCTTCGCTGGCAACCCTGATGGTTGGCACCAACGTCAAACCGGTTGAGCGCGACACGCCGGACCTTACGGATGCACCGGTAAAGCTGCGGCTTGATCATCTCGATCTCTTGCCCGAGGGGCCGTTCTCGGTCGAGCTGAAGGGTATCTGCCTTGATGTCAAAGGCGGGGAAGTGGTGGCGATTGCCGGTGTGGCAGGCAACGGACAATCGGAATTGTTTGATGCCATCTCTGGCGAGCGTGATAGTGCAGCGGGCGCGGTGGTGATCAACGATGAGCCGGTCGGTCACAAGGGCGTGACGGTGCGGCGGAATCTGGGTGCGGCCTTTGTGCCTGAAGAGCGGCTTGGACATGCCGCCGTGCCGGGGCTTTCGCTGTCTGAGAATGTGCTGTTGACCCGTCATGGGTCCGACAAGCCGCTGACGCGCAATGGCGTCTTCATCAAGCGCACCAGAGCAGGCAAGATCGGACATCGTATTTCCGAGACCTTTGACGTGCGCAAAGGCGAGGAGGATCCCAATGCGGGCAGTTTGTCCGGTGGCAATTTGCAGAAATTTGTTGTTGGCCGCGAGATTGATCGCGGACCAAGTGTGCTGGTGGTTTCTCAGCCGACTTGGGGCGTTGACGCCGGTGCTGCCTCGCTCATTCGCCAGTCTTTGCTCGATCTTGCCCGTGCTGGTGCTGCCGTGCTGGTCATTTCGCAGGACCTCGATGAGATTTTCGAAGTGGCAGACCGGATCGCGGTGATCAATGAAGGAACCTTGTCGATTGCTGAGCCTGTCGAGACCATGACGCTGGAGCGGATCGGTTTGTTGATGGGCGGTGTCCACGGCGCTGATCCGAACATGCTGGATGTCGGTGTCATTTCCAATGAAAAGACCTCTGAAGCGGGAGGCTCCCATGCGTCTTGAGCTGCAAAAACGTCGCAATGCTTCGCAAGTCATGTCGCTCGTGTCACCATTGCTGGCAATCTTTTTGACGCTGCTGACCGGCGCGGTGATGTTCGGTGTGCTGGGGTTTAATCCCGCCAGGGCATTGTTTGTCTATTTTGTCGAACCCCTTCTCGATAGCTGGAGTTTGCAGGAACTGATTGTCAAGGCGTCGCCGTTGATCCTGATCGGCGTTGGCCTGACCATCTGCTATCGCTCCAACAACTGGAATATCGGGGCGGAAGGCCAATTCACCATTGGGGCCATTTGCGGCTCGGTTACTCCGATCCTGCTGCCCGATTGGCAGAATGTGATGACCTTTCCGGTGATGATGGCAATGGGTGCCTTGGGCGGTGCGTTGTTTGGTTATTTGCCCGCCATGCTCAAAAACAGGTTCGGAGCCAACGAGATTCTGACCAGTTTGATGCTGACCTATGTGGCGTTGCTGGCGCTCGATTATCTGGTGCGCGGCCCATGGAAGGATCCTGACGGTTTCAACTTCCCCGAAAGCCGGCTGTTTCATGATTATGCCGTTGCGCCAAGCCTGTTTGAAGGTGGTCGCATGCATATTGGCGCCGTGCTGGCGCTGATCGCCGCCGGGGTCATTTTCGTGTTGTTCGCTCGGACGCTTAAGGGATTTGAGATCAAGGTTCTGGGGGCGACCCCGAGAGCGGGTAGCTTTGCCGGATTCTCGCGCGAGCGCATGACGGTCTTTGCTTTTCTCGTCTCCGGTGCACTGGCCGGCCTTGCTGGCATTTTGGAAGTGTCCGGTCCCATCGGACAGCTGATCCCAACCATTTCGCCAGGTTATGGCTTTACGGCAATCATCGTGGCATTCCTTGGGCGTCTCAACCCGATCGGTGTCATTTTCGCAGGTCTGCTGCTGGCCTTGTCCTATCTGGGCGGGGAAGCGGCGCAGGTTGAGCTTGGGGTTTCGGAGAAGACCTCCAAGGCCTTTCAGGGTATCTTGCTGTTTTATGTTCTGGCCTGTGACACGCTCATTCATTACCGCATCAAACTGGTCAACCACAAGGCCGTGAGCAAAGAGGCGAACTGATGGAATTTGCAGAAGCATTGCTGGTCTCTATTGTCACGGCTTCGACGCCTTTGTTGCTGGCTGCGATTGGTGAGCTGGTCGTCGAACGGTCAGGGGTTCTCAATCTTGGTGTTGAAGGCATGATGATCCTCGGCGCGGTCTGTGCCTTTGCGGTCACTCTGACATCGGGCAATCCTTATTTGGGTATTCTGGCCGGAATGGCCGGGGGCATTGCCATGGGGGCTCTGTTTGGCATTCTGACGCTTGGTCTGGTGGCCAATCAAGTGGCGACTGGTCT includes the following:
- a CDS encoding TerC family protein — encoded protein: MFPDLMDPTILASLLTLTAMEIVLGIDNVVFISVLVSKLPATMAKRARAIGILLALLFRIGLLFALTWLIGLTKPVFTLFDHGVSWRDLIMIVGGLFLIYKAMSEIHLELEFTDEDETKIRTGPAEYVFGAAIAQIIIIDLVFSIDSIVTAIGMAEHVEVMIAAMVIAMIVMYAASGPISRFIEKHQTTKMLALSFLMLIGFALIGDGIGFHVPKGYIYAMMGFSVVVEFLNIIALDVSRRRKLARLKEAEADAEGA
- a CDS encoding DUF2182 domain-containing protein, whose amino-acid sequence is MSFLGAFFDTSSSRQLQDQMRRFCAEHPELAAAETKPRILLFVAIAVASLFAWFYLFAMVVDMAPDMDMRSLGPGMSAFNVFNGFESLDATTRAFIAAVCAPSAALGHFGMPGQGAWGLQDLSIVFAMWVMMAIAMMLPTAAPILKSYAAVQEAKGRKAGFLSILLLALGYLTIWVGFALIATLAQWGLTEIQTMSPVMAPASMVFSGSTLLLAGFYQFTAAKQACLLRCQLPFPYFNRRSETGFFRTRAGSFVMGLEQGMFCTGCTWALMAVMFAVGVMNIIWMAILGFLMGIEKVVPNPWVTRGIGIFLIAWGLLVLSISPAGRTILGL
- the hspQ gene encoding heat shock protein HspQ: MKIAKFQIGQVVRHRVYSFRGVIFDVDPEFANSDEWYDAIPEDVRPRKDQPFYHLFAENEDTEYVAYVSEQNLLEDDSGEPVRHPQVRQLFKGMKEGIYQPEDDLVN
- a CDS encoding CoA ester lyase; protein product: MKTPSAFYKPLAIGAPAPFREKPVRVERMIHFVPPHVEKMRAKVPDLIAKVDVVLGNLEDAIPADMKEAARAGFIQMAKDNDFGETGLWTRVNCLNSPWLLDDITEIVSAVGNKLDVIMLPKVEGPWDIHYLDQLLAQLEARHHIDKPIMIHAILETAEGVNNVEAICAASPRMHGISLGPADLAASRGMKTTRVGGGHPGYRVLADPAEGQTRAIYQQDLWHYTMAKMVDACMAHGLKAFYGPFGDFSDPEACEAQFQNSFLLGCMGTWSLHPTQIDIAKRVFSPEVDEVKMALRILQAMPDGTGAVMIDGKMQDDATWKQAKVIVDLARQVAAKDPEMASAYGLD
- a CDS encoding LysR family transcriptional regulator, translated to MWSRPLDRARLLYSPAMRYFAAVAEHGAIRAASRELNVASSAVNRQILWLEESLGVPLFERVGRRLQLSPAGDILLRHVTQVLRDFEQTSSELDALKGLKRGIVRIASVESVATELLSDLAASFGKTYPDIQLRITVTHSDKIARLVTDSDADIGFTFDPPDDDLLAVNYSHPFEIGAVATRDHPLVNRSACAFADCLDYPIILPSKGLSLRTALDRLLGESDKDASVFAEVSTLQMMRRLTARGLGICFQTRIGLKDNLDHSDLQFVPLSDEQLQHNTLSIVTHQQRQLKLAPAMFLNHARQFFVEQFNG
- a CDS encoding invasion associated locus B family protein, producing the protein MVMIDKASKWIKPVTTAAFLAMVAIATPGSNAQAQEIDAEALAQHNWLKFCNQDPKSKKQLCAITQEMKAETGQFLASVSVRELEGAKRKALVVALTPGMLLRHGLTVQIDKGKQLKSTFSICFPNACFSDMAVDDAFIESMKKGAQIIVTALNQQAQPVRFELTLTGFTKSYDGDPIDIRKTAQEQEKLQELLRKRAEEQRQKLLEQKKKAEGN
- a CDS encoding AEC family transporter, translating into MSDLFTLALPFFGLIFLGFLSGKITSLPEGGLAWLNFFVVYIALPALFFRLISQTPLEELTNWSFVVATTVTTCIVFMLAFAFGLWKTKGNMAEATIQGLAGSYSNIGYMGPGLTLAALGPEATVPTALIFCFDSLLLFTLIPIFMALSGTDEKSGPDLAFYVLKKVFLHPFIIATILGVLAAAIHFEPPGWIAEMLRILSGAAAPCALFAMGVAVALRKVRRIPGELSVLLPIKLVLHPMLLFVLLGFLGTVPEVWIKTAILMACLPPAANVFIVAHQYDVYVERASSTVMIGTLVSVVTVTFFLYLITQNILPF
- a CDS encoding UbiH/UbiF family hydroxylase, which codes for MQDNQAIKRVDVAVVGSGPAGHVAAIQMAKLGLRTVLIGPAHSGKDGRTTALLGSSVSYLERLGLWQAVKAEGQALRVMRLIDDTGRLLRAPTTEFDSSEIGLEAFGYNIDNNKLVSALHAGLDGARDNLIEDQQFASSVALEDDHALITMQDGSVWQAKLAIAADGRQSRVKEAANIEMRKWAYPQAAFVLNLRHSTTPHNNCSTEFHTKTGPFTLVPYQDGYTSSLVCVVTPQTATELKEMSHDALALELERRAHSIYGAFEILTDPQVFPLAGMVAKGFCGPRAALIAESAHVFPPIGAQGLNLSLRDIEALADVIDDMGPDGLKDAGSEKILTAYDRSRRADIWSRTAGVHMLNMSLLSSLPFGQGARTAGLALANMVPSFRRFMMKAGLDAPNRIGSVGGVSDS
- a CDS encoding CDP-alcohol phosphatidyltransferase family protein — encoded protein: MNKFLAFLIHILTASGGIFALLALVAAADRQWMDMFFWLFVAQLVDGVDGPLARRFKVIETLPNWSGDSLDFVIDYATYVFIPAFALARADLLPAPLDLIAASVIIVTGGLYFADDRMKTESKAFRGFPAVWNGALFYLFLWTPGPILGMGMVVFLAIAQFVPVEFIHPVRVKEFRPFTLGVVAVWAVFALHVILNNMQVNHLDQIVLTTTGLYFFAIGAFLHYRRNKIRN